From one Cyanobacterium stanieri PCC 7202 genomic stretch:
- a CDS encoding transposase, IS605 OrfB family (PFAM: Helix-turn-helix domain; Putative transposase DNA-binding domain; Probable transposase~TIGRFAM: transposase, IS605 OrfB family, central region~COGs: COG0675 Transposase and inactivated derivatives~InterPro IPR001959:IPR010095~KEGG: ana:all4675 transposase~PFAM: transposase IS891/IS1136/IS1341 family; transposase IS605 OrfB~SPTR: Transposase, IS605 OrfB;~TIGRFAM: transposase, IS605 OrfB family) has product MNKAYKYKLKPSSYQQQMMANWLDMLRSHYNFCLRDRIESYDQVKQPKLGNYCDLRTKAECCPLTCSVSKNSNLGEPFKGDKKRSAYEIQSSELPNLKKTRSWYKQIHSTVLQQNLRKLDTAFKNFFDGRGYPKFKTRQRFKSFNYPPNQVKLKGNKIYLPSIGWMRFFQSRQIPEGFSLRSVTVRQKADGWYVSITLEDKSIPQSQPKDLDQVKSVIGVDLGIKKLLALSNGEQIKNPNFEKQLERTKTIRQRRASRKKKGSKNQKKAYQNLARIDQKIVNRRTNYQWNIAHHLTRLADVIVLEDLNIQGMSKRCKPKQDENGKYLRNSQSAKRALNRLIRDCSWGELVLKIQQVAEKFGCIVTEVNPKFTSQTCSNCGHVDSASRNKEKFVCTNCGFIADADNQASVNIGMKGLEILGISPSKLLVDNQKVTAKSELTDSSKKREKSMALVVEPSNPLQLSLFEWINGQAIGCSESPVTALA; this is encoded by the coding sequence ATGAACAAAGCATATAAGTACAAGTTAAAACCAAGTAGCTATCAGCAACAAATGATGGCGAATTGGCTTGATATGCTTCGCTCTCATTACAATTTTTGTCTTAGAGATAGAATTGAAAGCTATGACCAAGTAAAGCAACCTAAGCTAGGGAATTACTGTGATTTAAGGACAAAAGCAGAATGTTGTCCATTGACTTGTTCAGTGTCTAAAAACTCGAACTTAGGAGAACCTTTTAAGGGAGATAAAAAACGGAGTGCCTACGAGATACAGTCGTCAGAATTGCCAAATTTAAAGAAAACTCGGAGTTGGTATAAACAAATCCATTCAACAGTTTTACAGCAAAATTTGCGTAAATTAGACACAGCATTTAAGAACTTTTTTGATGGGAGAGGATACCCTAAATTTAAAACTAGACAACGGTTTAAAAGTTTTAACTATCCGCCTAATCAAGTAAAATTAAAAGGCAATAAAATCTATCTTCCTTCTATCGGTTGGATGAGATTTTTTCAGTCTCGTCAAATACCCGAAGGGTTTAGTTTACGTTCGGTCACAGTTAGGCAAAAAGCAGATGGGTGGTATGTCTCTATTACCCTTGAGGATAAATCTATTCCACAATCACAACCAAAAGATTTAGACCAAGTAAAATCTGTAATAGGGGTTGATTTGGGAATAAAGAAATTGTTGGCATTAAGTAATGGAGAACAGATTAAAAACCCGAACTTTGAAAAGCAATTAGAACGCACTAAAACTATTAGACAACGTAGAGCTAGTCGTAAAAAGAAAGGTTCTAAAAATCAAAAAAAAGCATATCAAAATTTGGCAAGAATTGACCAAAAAATAGTTAATAGGAGAACTAACTATCAATGGAATATTGCCCACCATTTAACTAGGTTAGCTGATGTCATTGTTCTGGAAGATTTAAACATCCAAGGAATGAGCAAAAGATGTAAACCTAAACAAGATGAAAACGGTAAATATTTAAGAAATAGTCAATCAGCAAAAAGAGCATTAAATAGATTGATTCGTGATTGTTCTTGGGGTGAATTGGTATTAAAAATACAACAGGTAGCTGAGAAGTTTGGTTGTATTGTAACTGAAGTTAACCCTAAATTTACATCACAAACTTGCTCAAATTGTGGTCATGTTGACTCCGCTAGTAGGAATAAAGAAAAGTTTGTTTGTACTAATTGCGGATTCATTGCGGATGCAGACAATCAGGCAAGTGTAAATATTGGAATGAAAGGACTAGAAATACTTGGAATTAGTCCATCCAAGCTACTGGTGGATAATCAGAAAGTTACGGCTAAATCTGAATTAACAGATTCGTCTAAAAAACGGGAGAAATCAATGGCGTTAGTCGTTGAGCCTAGCAACCCTCTGCAACTATCGTTGTTTGAGTGGATAAATGGTCAAGCAATTGGCTGTTCAGAATCGCCCGTTACAGCGTTAGCTTAA
- a CDS encoding hypothetical protein (PFAM: Ribbon-helix-helix protein, copG family~KEGG: amr:AM1_2146 hypothetical protein~SPTR: Putative uncharacterized protein), with protein MVKKTQINLKLPEFEYRVLEDYCQRTGRSKTEILREFIRSLENSGK; from the coding sequence ATGGTTAAAAAAACTCAAATTAATTTAAAGTTGCCTGAGTTTGAATATCGGGTGTTGGAAGATTACTGTCAAAGAACAGGGAGGTCTAAAACAGAGATTTTAAGAGAGTTTATTCGTTCTCTCGAAAACTCTGGGAAGTAA
- a CDS encoding hypothetical protein (KEGG: ana:asl1496 hypothetical protein~SPTR: Asl1496 protein): MDNTMNIREQVLTEINQLPQEKLNLVLEFVNTLKYSNGNRKEEITKDPLAKFIGAVSQGDIANNLDEDLYE; encoded by the coding sequence ATGGACAATACAATGAATATTCGTGAACAAGTTTTAACAGAAATAAATCAACTACCCCAAGAGAAATTAAATTTAGTTTTGGAATTTGTCAATACTCTAAAATATAGCAATGGCAATAGAAAAGAAGAAATAACAAAAGATCCTCTAGCAAAGTTTATTGGAGCCGTTAGCCAAGGAGACATAGCAAATAATCTGGATGAAGATTTATATGAGTAA
- a CDS encoding transcriptional regulator/antitoxin, MazE (PFAM: SpoVT / AbrB like domain~COGs: COG2336 Growth regulator~InterPro IPR007159~KEGG: cyp:PCC8801_1200 transcriptional regulator/antitoxin, MazE~PFAM: SpoVT/AbrB domain-containing protein~SPTR: Transcriptional regulator/antitoxin, MazE) — MITQKISMWGNSLGIRLPQTITQQVNLQEGELLNISIEDNKIILTPAKPKYTLEELLKNVTPEMQHDELDWGDTIGEEIW, encoded by the coding sequence ATGATTACCCAGAAGATAAGTATGTGGGGGAATTCATTAGGCATTAGACTTCCTCAAACCATAACTCAACAGGTTAACTTACAAGAAGGAGAATTATTAAATATTTCCATTGAAGATAATAAAATTATTCTTACCCCTGCCAAACCAAAATATACCCTAGAAGAATTATTAAAAAATGTTACCCCTGAAATGCAACATGATGAATTAGATTGGGGTGACACAATCGGAGAAGAAATTTGGTAA
- a CDS encoding protein of unknown function DUF559 (PFAM: Protein of unknown function (DUF559)~COGs: COG2852 conserved hypothetical protein~KEGG: cyh:Cyan8802_2274 protein of unknown function DUF559~SPTR: Putative uncharacterized protein), with amino-acid sequence MNFIRGTTPEVREAAKRLRHQLTPAEKALWERLRNKQVHGLKFRCQHPVGDFILDFYCPSIKLVIEIDGSYHDDRQEYDQCRTEKLAEHGYRVIRFKNEEVLNNIDKVIIQISRYCDDLQSLAP; translated from the coding sequence ATGAACTTCATTAGGGGGACAACACCCGAAGTCAGAGAAGCGGCAAAGAGATTGAGACACCAATTAACCCCGGCAGAAAAAGCCCTGTGGGAAAGACTACGTAATAAACAAGTCCATGGCTTAAAATTTCGTTGTCAGCATCCAGTAGGTGATTTTATCTTAGATTTTTACTGCCCCTCCATAAAATTAGTAATTGAGATAGACGGTAGTTATCATGATGATAGACAAGAATATGACCAATGTAGAACAGAAAAACTGGCAGAGCATGGTTATCGAGTAATCCGCTTCAAGAACGAGGAAGTACTGAATAATATTGATAAAGTCATTATCCAAATTAGCCGTTATTGTGATGACTTACAGAGTTTAGCACCATAA
- a CDS encoding ketopantoate hydroxymethyltransferase (PFAM: Ketopantoate hydroxymethyltransferase~TIGRFAM: 3-methyl-2-oxobutanoate hydroxymethyltransferase~COGs: COG0413 Ketopantoate hydroxymethyltransferase~InterPro IPR003700~KEGG: syp:SYNPCC7002_A1829 3-methyl-2-oxobutanoate hydroxymethyltransferase~PFAM: Ketopantoate hydroxymethyltransferase~PRIAM: 3-methyl-2-oxobutanoate hydroxymethyltransferase~SPTR: 3-methyl-2-oxobutanoate hydroxymethyltransferase;~TIGRFAM: 3-methyl-2-oxobutanoate hydroxymethyltransferase) → MKVTIQKLCQWKQEKKPIVCLTAWDYAIASLLDQGDIDLILVGDSLAMVALGHDNTLPITLEEMIHHTQAVCRGVKRSFVVCDLPFLTYQTSISQAIESAGKIIKETNADAVKLEGGYPAMVETVSRLTEIGIPVMGHVGLTPQSVRVLGYKQQGKSAIAQETIFNQAMALEKAGAFAIVLEHITADLAQKITDSLSIPTIGIGAGKDCDGQVLVTADLLGLSSKVPPFAKVYTNLKTIISQSVTEYANDVRSHQFP, encoded by the coding sequence ATGAAAGTCACTATTCAAAAATTATGTCAGTGGAAACAGGAAAAAAAGCCCATTGTCTGCTTAACGGCGTGGGATTATGCGATCGCCTCTTTGCTTGATCAAGGGGACATTGACTTAATTTTGGTGGGGGATTCCTTAGCAATGGTGGCTTTGGGGCATGATAACACCCTACCCATTACCCTTGAGGAGATGATACACCATACTCAGGCGGTGTGTCGTGGGGTAAAACGTTCTTTTGTGGTATGCGATTTGCCTTTTTTGACCTATCAAACTTCCATATCTCAAGCCATTGAGTCGGCAGGAAAAATTATCAAGGAAACCAATGCGGATGCGGTAAAACTAGAGGGGGGTTATCCTGCCATGGTGGAAACAGTGAGTAGGTTAACGGAAATTGGTATCCCTGTAATGGGTCATGTGGGCTTAACCCCTCAGTCTGTAAGGGTTTTGGGTTATAAGCAACAGGGCAAAAGTGCCATCGCCCAAGAAACCATCTTTAATCAAGCGATGGCTTTAGAAAAAGCAGGGGCATTTGCCATAGTATTGGAACATATTACCGCCGACTTAGCCCAAAAAATTACCGATAGCCTTTCCATTCCCACCATTGGTATCGGTGCAGGAAAAGACTGTGATGGACAGGTATTGGTGACAGCGGATTTGTTGGGTTTATCCTCCAAGGTTCCCCCCTTTGCCAAGGTTTATACCAATTTAAAAACCATTATTTCTCAATCTGTCACTGAATATGCCAATGATGTGCGATCGCACCAATTCCCATAA
- a CDS encoding hypothetical protein (KEGG: mar:MAE_16640 alkaline phosphatase~SPTR: Alkaline phosphatase), with protein sequence MISLNGTFESTDFLAAIPDAPGPDFSTATGQGILPIDEFEFSITSDSVGSKRFQFTSSDLNEKNIAYAVVDTATGEVVNSGGINPSSRIVLDNNFAEFIVPSSALSAGRTYRLVLTALEGGTGTLGALDFGDELGDESFAYQLSSPDSFNTFSRINYSRIQRAAANDIASFSGSLNRNDNFLVGLFGSEPVYAADQARVTFTDIDPDFDTSEIIIRSTITANADVFNTTGQNGQGAPAFALKNARTGEIIQFSNNTPGGSNVTFVATSPSTASITLTINGGDVGEFLDDGIIVTGLNPFFNQNNTDSFRSFNYAFTVEAAGQRIIIDELDRSTQIVDTSGLAPLTLDGTSAQLAYVAYYGRPGDPAGLEFWNGVLGDAGISYSPKSGDVLEGDALTAYNAIVNDFGNSTEAQSIFGNLMGNAMINQIYQFSFSRNADATGLAFWSEQLDNGSVTLASAALEIALGAEGTDIQTLNNRIQSANIFTNALDTTARRAAYSGIDAEVAGRGFLADSGTGVATVVDANSVILNLL encoded by the coding sequence ATGATTTCATTAAACGGAACTTTTGAAAGCACAGATTTTTTAGCCGCTATTCCTGATGCTCCAGGACCCGACTTTTCTACTGCTACAGGTCAGGGAATATTACCTATAGATGAGTTTGAATTCTCCATTACCAGTGACAGTGTTGGTAGTAAGAGATTTCAATTTACTTCTTCTGATCTGAACGAAAAGAATATTGCCTATGCAGTAGTCGACACCGCAACAGGAGAAGTTGTTAACTCTGGGGGTATAAATCCATCCTCTAGAATTGTTTTGGACAACAACTTTGCGGAATTTATTGTACCCAGCAGTGCTTTAAGTGCTGGTAGAACCTATCGACTTGTATTGACGGCTCTGGAAGGAGGAACGGGAACTCTAGGTGCCCTAGATTTTGGGGATGAGTTGGGTGATGAGAGTTTCGCATATCAGCTTTCCAGTCCTGATTCTTTTAATACTTTTAGCAGAATCAACTATTCTAGGATTCAAAGAGCTGCAGCCAATGACATAGCATCTTTCAGTGGTTCTTTAAATAGAAATGATAACTTTCTTGTGGGATTATTTGGTAGTGAACCCGTCTATGCTGCTGACCAAGCACGAGTTACTTTTACGGACATAGATCCTGATTTTGATACCTCAGAGATTATTATTCGTTCTACAATAACTGCCAATGCTGATGTATTTAACACAACTGGTCAAAATGGTCAAGGTGCTCCAGCTTTTGCCCTAAAAAATGCGAGAACTGGGGAAATAATCCAATTTTCTAATAATACCCCAGGTGGATCGAATGTAACTTTTGTTGCTACTAGCCCTAGTACAGCCTCAATTACTCTCACCATTAATGGTGGCGATGTGGGAGAATTTTTAGATGATGGTATTATTGTTACAGGACTAAATCCCTTCTTTAATCAAAACAATACTGATTCTTTCCGTTCTTTCAACTATGCGTTTACTGTGGAAGCTGCAGGTCAAAGAATAATTATTGACGAATTAGATCGTAGCACTCAAATCGTCGATACTTCTGGATTAGCACCTTTGACTCTTGATGGAACTAGCGCACAACTTGCTTATGTTGCCTACTACGGTCGCCCAGGAGATCCTGCTGGTTTAGAATTCTGGAATGGCGTATTAGGGGATGCTGGTATCAGCTACTCTCCTAAGAGTGGTGACGTTTTAGAAGGTGATGCCCTAACTGCTTATAATGCCATTGTTAATGATTTTGGTAATTCTACCGAAGCTCAAAGCATCTTTGGTAACTTAATGGGTAATGCCATGATTAATCAAATTTATCAGTTCAGCTTTAGCAGAAATGCTGATGCCACTGGTTTAGCTTTCTGGTCTGAACAGTTAGACAATGGCAGTGTAACTCTTGCTAGTGCAGCTCTCGAGATTGCTTTAGGTGCTGAAGGAACTGACATCCAGACTTTAAACAATAGAATCCAAAGTGCCAACATCTTTACCAATGCTCTTGATACAACTGCAAGACGTGCCGCATACTCTGGTATTGATGCAGAAGTTGCTGGTCGTGGCTTCTTAGCTGATTCTGGAACTGGAGTTGCTACTGTGGTTGATGCTAACAGTGTAATTTTAAATCTCCTTTAG
- a CDS encoding phosphoglucomutase/phosphomannomutase alpha/beta/alpha domain I (PFAM: Phosphoglucomutase/phosphomannomutase, alpha/beta/alpha domain III; Phosphoglucomutase/phosphomannomutase, alpha/beta/alpha domain II; Phosphoglucomutase/phosphomannomutase, C-terminal domain; Phosphoglucomutase/phosphomannomutase, alpha/beta/alpha domain I~COGs: COG0033 Phosphoglucomutase~InterProIPR005844:IPR005845:IPR005846:IPR005843:IPR 016066:IPR005841~KEGG: cyt:cce_0606 phosphoglucomutase~PFAM: phosphoglucomutase/phosphomannomutase alpha/beta/alpha domain I; phosphoglucomutase/phosphomannomutase alpha/beta/alpha domain II; phosphoglucomutase/phosphomannomutase alpha/beta/alpha domain III; phosphoglucomutase/phosphomannomutase~SPTR: Phosphoglucomutase), which translates to MSIIKISTTPFDDQKPGTSGLRKAVTVFQKSHYLENFVQSIFDSLPELKGKTLVLGGDGRYYNRQAIQTILKMASANGVGRVLVGCDGILSTPAASCLIRGNNAYGGIILSASHNPGGENGDFGIKYNVTNGGPAPEKVTEAIYQRTLTIQEYFILESADINLSNQGSFKLGDMDVEVVDSVKPYIELMESLFDFDLIKKMLTGGQFKMCMDSLHAVTGPYAKAIFEQKLGATEGTVINGTPLEDFGGGHPDPNLVYAKGLVDILFGDNAPDFGAASDGDGDRNMILGKHFFVNPSDSLAVITANAHLVKGYKDGLAGVARSMPTSAAVDRVAEKLGIDCYETPTGWKFFGNLLDANKATICGEESFGTSSNHIREKDGLWAVLFWLNILAVRGESVEQIVKSHWQTYGRNFYSRHDYEEVATEGANELVNQLRSQFDTLVSKTYGKYTVQYADDFSYTDPVDGSISEKQGVRIGFSDGSRIIFRLSGTGTKGATVRVYLESYEPDSNKQDLDTQEALGDLIQVAEEIAHIKKYTNRDKPTVIT; encoded by the coding sequence ATGAGTATTATAAAAATCTCTACAACCCCTTTTGACGATCAAAAACCGGGGACATCAGGACTACGTAAAGCCGTCACCGTATTCCAAAAATCCCACTATTTAGAAAACTTTGTTCAATCAATTTTTGACAGTCTGCCCGAACTAAAAGGAAAAACCCTCGTGCTAGGGGGAGATGGACGTTATTATAACCGTCAAGCCATTCAAACCATCCTCAAAATGGCATCCGCCAATGGTGTAGGGCGTGTTTTAGTTGGTTGTGATGGTATTTTATCCACCCCCGCCGCCTCCTGCCTAATTCGTGGTAACAACGCCTATGGTGGCATCATCCTTTCCGCTTCCCATAACCCTGGAGGAGAAAACGGTGACTTTGGCATCAAATATAACGTTACCAATGGTGGCCCAGCGCCCGAAAAAGTAACCGAGGCAATTTACCAGCGCACCCTAACCATCCAAGAATACTTTATCCTCGAATCAGCGGACATCAACCTGAGTAACCAAGGTTCATTTAAACTGGGTGATATGGATGTGGAAGTAGTGGATTCCGTTAAACCCTACATTGAATTAATGGAGTCTCTTTTTGACTTTGATTTGATCAAAAAAATGCTCACTGGTGGTCAGTTCAAAATGTGTATGGATTCCCTCCATGCCGTGACAGGACCCTATGCCAAAGCAATTTTTGAGCAAAAACTAGGGGCAACGGAAGGAACCGTAATTAACGGCACTCCCCTAGAGGATTTTGGGGGTGGACATCCTGACCCCAATTTGGTTTATGCTAAGGGATTGGTGGATATTCTGTTTGGGGATAATGCCCCCGATTTTGGTGCTGCTTCCGATGGTGATGGCGATCGCAACATGATTTTAGGCAAACATTTCTTTGTCAACCCTAGTGATAGTTTAGCCGTGATTACCGCCAACGCCCACCTCGTCAAGGGCTACAAAGACGGATTAGCAGGGGTTGCCCGTTCCATGCCCACCAGCGCCGCTGTGGATAGGGTAGCCGAAAAACTAGGTATCGACTGTTACGAAACCCCCACAGGTTGGAAATTCTTTGGTAATCTCTTGGATGCCAACAAAGCCACCATTTGCGGAGAGGAAAGTTTCGGTACTAGCTCTAATCATATCAGAGAAAAAGATGGACTCTGGGCGGTGCTCTTCTGGTTAAACATCCTTGCAGTGAGGGGAGAATCCGTGGAGCAAATCGTCAAATCCCACTGGCAAACCTACGGGCGTAACTTCTATTCTCGTCACGACTACGAGGAAGTAGCCACCGAAGGCGCCAATGAATTGGTCAATCAACTACGCAGTCAATTTGATACCCTCGTAAGTAAAACCTATGGTAAATATACCGTTCAATATGCTGATGATTTTAGTTACACTGATCCTGTAGATGGTAGCATATCAGAAAAACAAGGGGTTCGTATCGGCTTTAGCGATGGTTCAAGGATCATTTTCCGTCTTTCTGGTACAGGTACAAAAGGCGCCACGGTGAGGGTATATTTAGAAAGTTATGAACCTGATAGCAATAAGCAAGATTTAGACACCCAGGAGGCGCTCGGGGATTTAATTCAGGTAGCCGAAGAGATTGCCCACATCAAGAAATATACCAACAGAGATAAACCCACCGTAATTACCTAA
- a CDS encoding transcriptional modulator of MazE/toxin, MazF (PFAM: PemK-like protein~COGs: COG2337 Growth inhibitor~InterPro IPR003477~KEGG: cyh:Cyan8802_1228 transcriptional modulator of MazE/toxin, MazF~PFAM: PemK family protein~SPTR: Transcriptional modulator of MazE/toxin, MazF), which yields MVKVDNRIPQRGDIVKLELNPRTGSEQSGYRPALVISPIAYNQISKIILICPITSRQKGWVFEVKLPSQMQTHGVVLVDQIRAVDCVARQTTFVEESPSSLINEVLAKLETLIG from the coding sequence TTGGTAAAAGTTGATAATCGCATTCCCCAACGTGGTGATATTGTTAAACTCGAATTGAACCCCCGTACTGGTAGCGAACAATCAGGTTATCGTCCTGCTCTTGTTATATCACCTATTGCCTATAATCAAATTTCCAAAATTATTTTAATTTGTCCGATTACCAGTCGTCAAAAAGGATGGGTTTTTGAGGTTAAATTACCTTCACAAATGCAAACCCATGGAGTTGTTTTAGTTGATCAAATTAGGGCAGTTGATTGTGTTGCTAGACAAACTACTTTTGTCGAAGAATCCCCGTCTTCACTTATTAATGAAGTTTTGGCAAAATTAGAAACTTTGATAGGTTAA
- a CDS encoding prevent-host-death family protein (PFAM: Phd_YefM~TIGRFAM: prevent-host-death family protein~InterPro IPR006442~KEGG: tmz:Tmz1t_1066 prevent-host-death family protein~SPTR: Prevent-host-death family protein;~TIGRFAM: prevent-host-death family protein) has translation MRFVSATEAKQTFGNIINQAQREPITIQKQNRDVAVIMSMEDYQRITSINLQEFQQFRADIGNRALEKGLTEDKLQELLVDD, from the coding sequence ATGCGATTTGTCTCTGCCACAGAAGCGAAACAAACCTTCGGCAATATCATTAATCAAGCACAACGTGAACCCATCACCATACAAAAACAAAATCGTGATGTTGCAGTTATTATGTCGATGGAAGATTATCAAAGAATTACCAGCATCAATCTTCAAGAATTTCAACAATTTAGAGCAGATATTGGCAACCGAGCCTTAGAAAAGGGTTTAACGGAGGATAAACTACAAGAATTATTAGTAGATGATTGA
- a CDS encoding hypothetical protein (PFAM: Protein of unknown function (DUF3532)~KEGG: syf:Synpcc7942_1209 hypothetical protein~SPTR: Putative uncharacterized protein): MEKLHHIEKIEFHNDYLILSVDNKHYSFPLSEISQKLLNATEIERNLYRVSASGYGIHWLTLDEDLSIDGLLKLRQYDQPSALLQ, from the coding sequence ATGGAAAAACTACATCACATCGAAAAAATTGAATTTCATAATGATTATTTAATATTATCCGTAGATAATAAGCACTATTCTTTTCCTCTTTCTGAAATATCCCAAAAATTGCTAAATGCCACAGAAATCGAGCGAAATCTTTATAGAGTATCGGCTTCTGGTTATGGTATCCATTGGTTAACTCTTGATGAAGATTTATCCATTGATGGTTTACTCAAACTAAGGCAATATGACCAGCCCAGCGCCCTGCTACAATAA
- a CDS encoding Nucleotide binding protein PINc (TIGRFAM: putative toxin-antitoxin system toxin component, PIN family~COGs: COG1569 nucleic acid-binding protein contains PIN domain~InterPro IPR006596:IPR002850~KEGG: cyc:PCC7424_2858 nucleotide binding protein PINc~SMART: Nucleotide binding protein PINc~SPTR: Nucleotide binding protein PINc), translating into MIDFSIRLVLDTNILISSILAPNSIPAQVLNWGENRGIILYSHDTLSELSSVLSRTKFAKYITPKEIDGLSERIKINWHCVPIIQRVNLCRDEKDNKFIDLALNGNASYLITGDDDLLVLNPIQDVLILKPRDFWSLINLSSG; encoded by the coding sequence ATGATTGACTTCTCCATTCGCTTAGTTTTAGATACTAATATTCTTATTAGTTCTATTCTTGCCCCTAATTCTATTCCTGCGCAGGTGTTAAATTGGGGGGAAAATAGAGGAATTATTCTGTATTCTCATGATACGTTAAGCGAGTTGTCATCTGTTTTAAGTAGAACTAAATTTGCTAAATATATTACGCCAAAAGAGATTGATGGATTATCAGAGCGAATAAAAATAAACTGGCATTGTGTGCCAATTATTCAAAGAGTTAATTTATGTCGAGATGAGAAAGATAATAAATTTATCGATTTAGCTTTAAATGGTAATGCTTCTTACCTAATTACTGGTGATGATGATTTATTAGTTTTGAATCCTATTCAAGATGTATTAATTCTCAAACCTCGTGATTTTTGGAGTTTAATTAACCTGAGTTCGGGATAA